The stretch of DNA ataatgttaatattttatcataagtatataacatttttatgtattttaaacttttaaaaggTTGTTTACTTCGAAGTTATAAAAATGATATACACAGCTGTCAAGCTGAGTCAGTATTGACGTTTTTATCACGTGGCATCCGTGGGAACTTTGAGGAGCCGCAATTCAATTTTACACTGTCTATTTAAAGTCAAAATCCATAAACTAGTTCagttactttattattattattttcatttgatatattaataataatagcaGTATACGTAAGTagttttaacaatttttaaatttcaaaatttagtatTTATAAAACAACCTGATTTATCACaattaaaagatgaaattgaaatcGAGTTTCAATTCGATTACTGAACTAAAATCATTGTTTTGAAATTAGCTACAACATATTCTACACTATAATAAACCATAAAATTGGTAAGGAATACAAATAAGAACTTATGTGgagaatgaaaatatttgaCTGGCAAAAGTCCTTATTGCACAAGTTAATCACAAAAATTTATGAgattaatataaagtaaaatgtagaaGATAAGTGGTTGTggaagggagaaaaaaaaacaagaaaatttgtaaaaaataaaataaaaaatgtagtaGTCATGTTTCTCTAAAGGTTACATATTTTATGCGGAGATTTGTTCATAACTTCcgacatatatataaaagaataaatgtatttatgaccaatgataatatattatgtCATGTTTGTGTTATGGAAGACAAATCTTTAGCCATGTATTGTTGATTTCTCACAAATCTTATTTGGTTGAAGGGGTGTTATATATAATGGATGAAAAGTGTAACAATGTTGCAAGCCAATTCTTTTTATGAGATGTTCCTTTTGGATTGTGTTGGCCAAGACTATTCTATACCCTTCTACCAATCCttaatatattgtttgttgATGATAAACAAATACTAATATTCCATTAACCAAATATTCAATGTCTAAATTAATTGCCTTGCTTGTTAATatgaaatactaaaataaataagatgaaaaataagttaattttatttggtGCAACAAAAcctaatttttatattagaaaaatactaTGCATGAAGctggaaaaaaattgtaaaaatgatcttgtattaaaaattttcatatttataaaaccAACTTACTTTtcagaaagaaaatatttatgcaTTTTCAGTTGTTTTGAAACAAATTacaaacaactttttttataaaaaagttaaatttttttattaggttaaaagattacttttaattgaaaatgttaATCACACCCACCATCCATGCAAAATGGCTGGTTAGAGGAACCAATATTTCTTTAAAAGTCACGTTTACtaaaaaagatgattttttttttgtcaaatttctACATAAGATGTTAACATTAATATTCTTTCAATGtttcacacacaaaaaaaaaaataatgtgtcAGCTTTAAGTCTccttaaatgtaaaattaatcaCAAGtgtataaggaaaaaaaaaaaatgactcaGTCATTGCATCATGTATGATGAGCTCATTAGTGACAAAGtcattagattttttttgtcTGCTATTAAATCCAAGAACATGTTCTAATTATTACAACCACGGAATCTGATGAAATAAACTTTGAAGGCAAAAGGTTCAAAAAAAGTAACAATAACGAAATTCAATTCATAACCAAATAAAACTTAGAATTAAGTTAGTGATTAAAAGTTTGGAGatgaattagaaataaaataccaaaaggTAAATTTCACATATTCTGGTTAATGTTTATATCTAAAAATTTGTATCTAATCGCTTGTGAagttattgaaatttataaaacactATGGATAAACAATATTAGTGTTAGTGTCGATATATAGTAAACATGTTTTTTGTATTCTCATCTTTGTTATATCACATATTTTATCTATTGATTTCTCTGTAGGAACACTCGATTGTTTTAGCAAAaagttacttttaaatttaaatgaaagcTAAAAACGATGATTTTTGCTTTATTCTCCTAATGAAGTTATATTTAGGTCTTTTACAAAgaaaattcacatttttcttagcataataaaaagtaatgatattttcaaaatatttattttttagatctGAAACAAGTTAACAATAAATTTCACatcaattaaagataaaatacttttatatatataaatagatataaatctCAGcttacaaacaaattttatggagttaaattaaatttaaaatctattttcaaatataaataatatttgtattgtCTTGAATTTAAAAAGATTACCGATTTTGTTAAAcgagaatattttatttttgtaatattagttTTAGGGAACGTCAAGATTTCAAAACTTTgtgtatttttatctttggacACTGTCAACACTTTATGGTAGAAacattctttaattttattattgattattatttataaaaaaaaaacttaagaaaTGTTTTTTATACCCTTATCTCTTGATAAATAGTTAATTTCTAtatcatttaaaacttaataggttaaactttacaaattttcaactaaaaaaaattagaggaatTACCCTACGTAGTAATTGTCTTCGTGTATAACTTGAATATTTAAATCTTTGTTATTAAAGCATTGATTAATTGCCTTTTAAGAATCTCTAAATACTTTCCATTACGAGTTAATATCATGACACCTATTTAGTATACTTCCATTATTTATCGTATCAAAATTAGGGTAAAACCCTAATTTTAACAACTAAGAAATTATGTTGTGAAAAgtaaatgtataagagttaaaAATGTATACAACTATAgtaaatactaaaagaaaacattaacgTAAATGTGTATATAACTCAATCCAACTAATACATTctgaatttaattgaatttattaaaattaaatgatcaattccactatttcttttttctaaaaaaaaacaatctaaACTAAGCAgcacaacaaaataaataacatgaTTCTCACGCAAATATATAGCACTGTGTTCGCACCAATCCACAAAATTCCCTCCCACTATACGTCACTTCCTACTAagtaaaatatatgttataaaagtgtttaaaattattccatttaaaataacaaaccACAAAAAGGTGCATGCATTTTGTCTCAAAATATAGGAAATTGCGTCTACGTgtctaattttttgttttgatattaAATTTGTGGTATATGTGAttggtgcaaatttttttattaatttaattaattaagaaattgaaataaacagTAGAATAGTTTTCGACTGTTGCTAAATGCAACAAAAGTGTTACGAGGACATAGAAAGGTCTAAATATAATTCGAAACGTAAATGATTAAAATACTTGATTGGGTAGATTTCAGatagatattaaaatcatacgaatatgaatattatctatttatgattttatttttataaagacaataatattttgacatttAAAAAACACTTGATATGatcttttattataaactttttcctatttacaaataaaaattgtatttctaTCATGACCATTTTATTCTAAATAGTTGTTAAACGATAGTTATCggtatgaaataaaatttctttttctaaaaagaaATTACATTTGTAAAGTCATTCTTTATTATTGACaaaatgtttttaaagttatacaaacacacttttctttatttttcatgatcaataaagaaaatgtaaataatgtatTTGTCTTTTTCACATCTCTTTAAAGTTTTTTTcgataaatatttatatctattaatTGTATGTTTTTAATAAGGTTTAACTCTAgtgaaaaagtattaaaatttgaGTTGGCAATTTAAGAAGTATTTAAGACCATGTCATAAATAGCAATTAATGTAAGTTTTAATACATTGTGATTTGTAATTAAAGGTAAATGTAgctttattttatgaaattggacACTTGtttcataaaatgaaataaaaaagaaaaagtaatttgtttCCACTTGGTAGAAAAAGGCATAGCCTCTAACGTTACCATTCCATTATTAATAGGACCCTCTCTTTGTTATCCTATCCAACTAAtgaacacaacacaacacatcaCAACTTGCATGTTCTCTTCCTCTCTCAACTTCTaacctttctttctctctccctttTTCCGATTCTTACAAAAATGGTGGCTTTGGTTTCCCAAGACAACAACGTTGTTGCATTGGTTTCTCGTACAGGTAGAGAGTTACAACGCTACAGAAAAGGTCGTCGCCAAGTCGTGGGGTTTGTCTCGTCTTTCTAATCCCATCGTTGCTTTTACTATTCGATTTTATGTTTCGTTCATGCAAGTCCTTGTGCCTCTATTGAGTTTCATTTCAATTGTGACTGAACATTTCTGTTTTCGCCTTCAATTCGATGGCCACATGTGTGCAGATGCATACCCTACAGATATAAAATTGTGGATCAAACTTCGTTGGAGGGACCAGAAGATTTAGAAGTTTTGGTCATCACTTCTCAGAAAGGCAAAGGCATGCTATTTCCTAAGGTATTAGTCAATGAAATTCATCTCCCAAATGggatatattttgatttgtcaACATTTTTATTCACCCCATTTTGTGCTATCCGTTTGACCAATCAACAGGGAGGTTGGGAATTGGACGAATCGAAAAAGGAGGCAGCTTTGAGAGAAACCATAGAGGAAGCAGGGGTTCGAGGCACTGTTGAGGTCAGGCTGTTCGATAAAATGACAGAAGTTTGATAACTATAAAATCACAAATCATTGTTAATGCAACTTAACTAATTACCAATAAAACTTGTTTTAAGTTGAGATGAAAGTTTGATTTGATTGGTGCAGGGCAAATTGGGTAAGTGGAGTTTCAAGAGCAAGACTCATGATACATTTTATGAGGGCTACATGTTCCCTCTACTTGTCCAGGAGCAATTGGAGTTCTGGCCTGAGCAGAATTTTCGTCAAAGAATATGGGTAGGTGATAATAAAAATGGAATACTGAGGGCAGTGTTTGAATTTTTCTTAGTTGCTTCTTCTAAATGATCAGTGTGATAGATAGTGTTTgaatgattatttttctttcattctaaTGATCACGAACTAAGAAAGTGTTTGAAAATTTCCTTTGGGGTGTAGATGAGCGTTTCTGATGCAAGGGAAGTTTGTCAACACTGGTGGATGAAAGAAGCTCTAGAGAGACTAGTAAACCGTCTCATGGCTCGGAAACTTGGTCGTGTGAGACAAATAGTAGGTTCTATACACTGCATAGGAGATGCCAATTCTGACTTGTAAACAAGGATATGCATACCCTTTTAGATTTTCTTCGACCAAATGAACTAAGGAATAGTACAATCCCATGGaattagagagaaaaagaaaatacactATATGATTACAATAACAATAGTAAAGGTGTACACAACTTAGAAGTTGTCAATTCCCCCATTAAAATACAGTACTTCGTATctcaaaatgtgaaaaaaaaggtGAGAATTCACTGCATCTGTATATATAGTGATACTCCTCAAAATCCATTGTTCAATAAACTATTTGGTTTTTTGTCTCAAGCAACAGTTGATAACATGTCAGAAACTTGGCTGAACTTCTTGTAATAACAATAAATCATACCAAGCAAATAGTAgtactataaattattttaaacttctATAAATTCTAAACTGTCATATACTATaaatttactcatttttataatagaactatcttgtgaaaaaataaaataagatgatTGATAAAGAAAGATGAGTAGATAAAAGTATTGCAGAAAAAAGAAGTATGAATAATAGTGATGTATTGaaattattgcactataaatgagtGTATGTGGCTATATATGGTAAAAAGGGATAAAGCATTTTGATCAAGAAAGGAAATTGTACCTTTTAATGAAGAGCAAAGTGAAGATAAAGCTCTTTCTTTATTCCTATtgtttatttacattattttgttCAATCAACTAGAAGCTAAGATTGGAATTTGGAAGTAACATTTTTGGTGCTTCAACCACTTTGATGTATGAATTGAGATGCACCTTTGATGCATAAAGGAATACGTGTGGAATTGGTTGACCCAGTCCTTGTCATTAGTGGAACTCCTTTGGTGAAATTGAAAAGGGGAAAGTTGAAGaggaaaataatttcaaatttttggtCAACATaagaaaattcatttatttattttggtcttTAACAAGAGAAATTTTAATGAAGACCAAGATTAGTAATGGGAACCAGCCTACTATGAGCTTCAGGGAAAGTGCCAACCTGAAAACAACAGAGAAGCCTCTTAAATGTAAAAAGTGGTCCAAGCGCTATGTTGGGCTCATAGTTCAACAACACAATGCCCAAGAAAAAACACTTGCCACAAGCGCCATATTGGGCTTGAAGGGGTGTTTATATTGGGCCAATAGCTGATTAAGGGAAGGCAATTGCTTCCTGCACACTAACAAAATTCTTCCTGCACCCTATCATTcacaataaaaaagttttataaatattctaATAACATTAAAGTCTGCAAATTAATATTATCTCTATGTATTTTAATAGATTacttaacaatataaaatagaattgtaaaaaagaaaaagcaagtTAATTAGcatattagattaaaaaatctCACTGACACTTGATAGTAGCATGTGTTTATGAACTAAGCAATTAAGAGTTTAAACAGCCAGGTATATTATATCAGAAAACTTGTATAACTAGCTCAATCTACATGTCACAGCATCAGCTTGTAATGTTGTTCCATTCTCTTTGAGATGAACTCTACTAGCTATTAAAAATTCTTGTACAAAAACGATTTAGCATGCAtctgtgtgtgtatatatatatatatatatatatatatatatatatatatatatatatatatgaagtatTTCTAAACCTTGCTAAAGTGATGATGAGATTGAGGAGGGTAGTGCGATGTCATAGTTGTCCTTTACTGTCTTCAATAGGAAAAGGTGATGGTGCAGTGTGCGAAAGGAAAGTGTCTTAGCCCTTTCTTTTATCAGTGTTCTAGCTTTACTTCGCGATTAATCCATAGAcccataaaataatatattcgcAAATCATTGCTACACAATGAAGACCCACTACACTTCTTACCATAAAATAGAATAACAAGTGTAGTAAATGTCACATTAGGGTTTTTCTAGAAGCCAATACAAGCTATACAGAATTTGACAGAAACAACAAAAGCAAATTGTTAAAACATCATTTAGTTTGAACTTGAAACGACTCATACCTTTAAAAGGGACTTGTTTGATTAGGTGGAAAGTGACTTTAAAGTAGCCAACACAAAGTAGTGCAATCGATACATATATGTTTCTGcaaaatttatatagaaaacCATTGATTGAAACCAGCACCAAACTTAATTGCGTTTACTAATTAATGTGGTTTCAAAACACTAGATTGAATTAAGCAGAAACTACTTATATGTGTTCTGCGCCCTCAATTACTACATTTCTTACTTTATACTGTTCAGTGTATATTGTTGACTAAGTGTCGCTCTCTCCAACTTTTACTTAGATTTTTCAGTACTCAGTGTAGTTAGCAATGTTTCTTCTATTAAGTTATCATCTCCAACAATTTAAAATGCGCCCATAACAATAAATTTCTGTATAAATCCAGATCACTTTTAACATtgtcataatttaaaattatttttcttagcAAAAGAAAGAAACTAAAGTTGCCACTTTTGTTTGAATTATATGAACCAAAAAGAAAAGCATGATGATAGATAATCAACTAGcctaagaaagaagaaaagagttTAAAGACCCCACAGGCTGTAAAATAATCAAAGAGAACCTTTTTTCTTCCCTAGtggatttttcttatttaaagcAACTCAATGTGAAAACTCACAGGTGGATCCTTCTCCATTGCTCAAAATCTTCATATTCATTTGAAGAAATAGTAATTGCACCAAAAACACTTGTTCATTTCATATAATGATATAATCATTCACAtgcatatatatacacatacgTGCCCTAAACATTCAGAGCCATATTATAGAGTTAACATACGTCAACATCTCCGAGAAATGAAAATGACCAAAAGGGGCATCTCAAACAGAGTAATCACAGTGGCTGTGTTTTTCTGCGTCACCCTGTTGTTCCCCAAGCTTTCGGAGTGTTCCAGCCCAAGCGCGTTTCTCTACAGCGGGTGCACGCAGCAACTGTACACCCCAAACTCGCCGTACCAGTCGAACCTGGACTCGCTACTCACCTCGCTGGTGAACTCGGCCACGTACTCGTCTTATAACAACTTCACGGTGGTGGGGTCCACGCAGCAGGACGCGGTGACCGGCCTCTACCAGTGCCGCGGCGACCTCGCCATGCCGGACTGCGCCGCCTGCGTGGCGCGCGCCGTCACGCGCACCGGCGATATCTGCCGTGGCACGTGCGGCGGCGCGGTGCAGCTCGACGGCTGCTTCGTGAAGTACGACAACGCCACGTTCCTCGGCGCACAGGACAAGACGGTTGTGCTGAAGAAGTGCGGGCCCTCGGTGGGGTACAACCCCGACGCCATGGGGAGCCGCGACGCCGTGCTTGCCGGGCTCTCCGCCACGGGAGGGAACTTCAGGGTTGGCGGCTCAGGCGGGGTCCGCGGCATGGCACAGTGCACCGGCGACCTGAGCTACGGCGAGTGCCAGGACTGCGTGGCGGAGGCCATCTCGCGGCTGAAGGGCGACTGCGGCACGGCGGATTACGGGGACATGTTCTTGGGGAAGTGTTATGCGCGGTACTCCACCGGCGGGGCCCACGGTGAGTCCAAGGCCCACGGTAAGGCCCATCATCATGATCGCATGCTTGTTCTTCTCTTACTACCTCTCATGGGTTTCAAGTTCTGAACTTTCATGAGAGAAGTTTGATTATGTGTGTTCACCAATTCGATTGGatgtaaaaaatttgtaattttctttcacaaattgtaacaatcaaagttttaagaagtgtttaattactcatttctatatttacacaactttaatactttcttttttctattttaacatgttaacaTTTTAATTCATGTTAGTTTGAACTATTTTAGAGCATAAAGACCAAGACAGCTTCAAACAACGTGTAAAGATTGAAGTGGATTCTAGGTATCTAGGTATAGGAACTAAAaggtaaaaattatataaatgtaataacCAAACGAGTAATTGAAGAGACACTTACGTATGTTTTATTTCTACTTTACAATTACATTAGCATTAaatgtattgtttttaatttgtttcttgttttcaaatatttgtgcAGAAGAtatagaaattttttaatagtatttccttacaaatatttaaaccCAGGAAATGGGTATAATAAAAAACGATAAAATAGAACCTGAGTAACCAATCATCCCTGAAACAtcttaagaattttttttcatcgaataaaacattttaagaagtgttttattttctttaggtAAATTGAGAATAGTTTTTGTTacgaaagaaaaagataaaataagatgttTGGTGTAATGCAGGTGAATCAGGTCATGGAGGTGTAAAGACATTTGCTATAATTATTGGATCATTAGCAGGATTGGCTATACTTATTATTTTCCTTGCTTTCATGACCAAAATCTGTGGAAAACAGggttagtaatatatatattatattatattattttatttatctgtcATATTGAAAAGAGAATATGTGGATTCAGCAATATATACTAACATGATTCCTTCTTTCTCATGCaggtaaataaatttaaatccaGTTTGGAACTCAAATTGGCATTTGAACCTATCATTACTCTTATGTATTGGTTTACTTttgctttctcctttttttctctttagttattttacttacttttaaatttaaaattgacttCGAAAGAGCACTTTGAACCTTGAGGATGataccatatgaaaaaaataatagtatttgGAATTTTAAATACAAGAGGAAAGAACGTAAGAGATTGCACCTACTTTCTTCTCCACTTTACAAAGTTGTGTTGTCAATTGTCCAATgcttgtaaagaaaaaaaaaattaatatattattcttttgtttctttaaagTGTTGTACCATAGTTTTGGTTTTTCATCTTCGTTGTATACATCATTCAAACTAAGTTCTCTGGCAAAAGAATATCCAAAAAGGATAACATATAAAGTTAGTGAAGATAATCTATCAAAATCcattttaatatcatatataatgCATCAAAAGGATCACAACGCAAACACTTTTCTCCTTCATTATTTCCACGGAATCCATCTCTTAGAGATTAAGGAAACACAACCATGTCCATCTACGTATATACATCATACAATAAAGTATCATACGCCTAAAAGATAGTTTAATTTCAACCCCACTGATCAGTTCCAAATTACGAGAACCTCCAAATAATTAAGCACTACCAGTTTTTAGTGGAATCTTAAATTAAGTGTACTAAATGACCACTGTCGGACCATCGGTTAGGCGGATCAAGGACAAGCGGTCGTAGAGTGCCCGCTACAGGCAGACCTTTCCTTGGAACGTTGATGTAACAATCTCTCTGAAGTGCTTTAAGGTAGTTCGCGACCAAACACTCTCCGCATTCTCCGGATGAAGTCTCAGCTCTGAACATGCTAAATCGGCTACCTCGT from Vigna unguiculata cultivar IT97K-499-35 chromosome 8, ASM411807v1, whole genome shotgun sequence encodes:
- the LOC114193368 gene encoding plasmodesmata-located protein 7-like isoform X3; amino-acid sequence: MHIYTHTCPKHSEPYYRVNIRQHLREMKMTKRGISNRVITVAVFFCVTLLFPKLSECSSPSAFLYSGCTQQLYTPNSPYQSNLDSLLTSLVNSATYSSYNNFTVVGSTQQDAVTGLYQCRGDLAMPDCAACVARAVTRTGDICRGTCGGAVQLDGCFVKYDNATFLGAQDKTVVLKKCGPSVGYNPDAMGSRDAVLAGLSATGGNFRVGGSGGVRGMAQCTGDLSYGECQDCVAEAISRLKGDCGTADYGDMFLGKCYARYSTGGAHGESKAHEHKDQDSFKQRVKIEVDSRYLGIGTKR
- the LOC114193368 gene encoding plasmodesmata-located protein 7-like isoform X2, encoding MHIYTHTCPKHSEPYYRVNIRQHLREMKMTKRGISNRVITVAVFFCVTLLFPKLSECSSPSAFLYSGCTQQLYTPNSPYQSNLDSLLTSLVNSATYSSYNNFTVVGSTQQDAVTGLYQCRGDLAMPDCAACVARAVTRTGDICRGTCGGAVQLDGCFVKYDNATFLGAQDKTVVLKKCGPSVGYNPDAMGSRDAVLAGLSATGGNFRVGGSGGVRGMAQCTGDLSYGECQDCVAEAISRLKGDCGTADYGDMFLGKCYARYSTGGAHGESGHGGVKTFAIIIGSLAGLAILIIFLAFMTKICGKQGK
- the LOC114193864 gene encoding nudix hydrolase 18, mitochondrial-like, which translates into the protein MVALVSQDNNVVALVSRTGRELQRYRKGRRQVVGCIPYRYKIVDQTSLEGPEDLEVLVITSQKGKGMLFPKGGWELDESKKEAALRETIEEAGVRGTVEGKLGKWSFKSKTHDTFYEGYMFPLLVQEQLEFWPEQNFRQRIWMSVSDAREVCQHWWMKEALERLVNRLMARKLGRVRQIVGSIHCIGDANSDL
- the LOC114193368 gene encoding plasmodesmata-located protein 7-like isoform X1, whose translation is MHIYTHTCPKHSEPYYRVNIRQHLREMKMTKRGISNRVITVAVFFCVTLLFPKLSECSSPSAFLYSGCTQQLYTPNSPYQSNLDSLLTSLVNSATYSSYNNFTVVGSTQQDAVTGLYQCRGDLAMPDCAACVARAVTRTGDICRGTCGGAVQLDGCFVKYDNATFLGAQDKTVVLKKCGPSVGYNPDAMGSRDAVLAGLSATGGNFRVGGSGGVRGMAQCTGDLSYGECQDCVAEAISRLKGDCGTADYGDMFLGKCYARYSTGGAHGESKAHGESGHGGVKTFAIIIGSLAGLAILIIFLAFMTKICGKQGK
- the LOC114193368 gene encoding plasmodesmata-located protein 7-like isoform X4, with protein sequence MHIYTHTCPKHSEPYYRVNIRQHLREMKMTKRGISNRVITVAVFFCVTLLFPKLSECSSPSAFLYSGCTQQLYTPNSPYQSNLDSLLTSLVNSATYSSYNNFTVVGSTQQDAVTGLYQCRGDLAMPDCAACVARAVTRTGDICRGTCGGAVQLDGCFVKYDNATFLGAQDKTVVLKKCGPSVGYNPDAMGSRDAVLAGLSATGGNFRVGGSGGVRGMAQCTGDLSYGECQDCVAEAISRLKGDCGTADYGDMFLGKCYARYSTGGAHEHKDQDSFKQRVKIEVDSRYLGIGTKR